The window AGCGGCACGCCGTCGATCTTGATGGTGCCGCCCTGCGGATCGTAGAACCGCTCGGCCAGCTGGAACAGCGTGGACTTGCCCGCCCCCGAAGGCCCTACGATGGCCACCGTCTCGCCCGGCTCCACCGTCAGCGAGAAATCGTGCAGCGCGGCGAGTTCGGGGCGCGAGGGATAGCGGAAGGTCACGCGCTCGAAGGCGATTTTGCCGCGCGCGGGCACCGGCAGCGCCATGGGCCGGGCGGGCGGCGCGATCTGCGGGCGCTCGTCGAGCAGTTCGGCAAGGCGGCTGGCGGCGCCCGCGCCGCGCACCAGATCGCCATAGACCTCGGTCAGCGAATTGAACGCGCCCGCCACCAGCACGGCGGTGAACACGAAGGCCGCGATGGTGCCGCCGGTGATCGTCCCTTCGGCCACGCCCACCGCGCCCCGCCACAGGATCAGCGTGATCGCGCCGAGCACGAGGAACATGATCAGCGCGGTCATCACGCTGCGCATCATGAAGCGGCGGCGGGCGATCTCGAAGGTATCCTCGACGCTGGCGGCAAAGCGCTCCGCCTCGCGCGGCTCCTGCGTGAAGGCCTGCACGATGGGCAGCGCGTCGAGCACCTCGCCGGTCATCGCGCCGATCTGTGCGACGTGATCCTGGCTGGTGCGCGACATGCCGCGAAGGCGCCGCCCGAACACCGCGATCGGCACCACGACCAGCGGGATCGCCACGAGCAGCCACACCGTCAGCTGCGGCGCGAGGATGAACAGATAGACGACGCCGCCTATCGCCATGATGACATTGCGCAGCGCGACCGAGACGCTGGTGCCCACCAGCTGGTCGATGATCGTCGTGTCCGCCGTCATGCGCGAGGAAATCTCCTTGGGGGAGTTCACCTCGAAGAAGCTGGGCGAAAGCGTCAGCAGGTGGCGCTGCACGCGGCGGCGGATATCGGCGACCACGCGCTCGCCCAGCCACGAGACCGAATAGAACCGCGTCGCCGTACCCAGCGACAGCACCACGATCGTCGCGACCAGCGTGACGAACCAGCGCTCGATCGCCGTGGGATCGGCGCCGCGCGCGAAGCCCTGATCGATGATCTGACGAAAACCGTAAGGAATGGCGAGCGTCGCCAGCGCCGTCACCAGCAGCGCCGCCCCCGCCAGCGCGACCCGCCCCGGATACCGGAACATCTCGCGCCAGACCATCGTCAGCGGACGCAGCCCCTTGGGCGACCGTCCGGCAGCCGCCGATGTGGCCTCTTCGCCGCTGGCCGGCTCAGGGCTGGCGAAGGCAGGATCGACGGACGGTTGCTGCCCCACAGCAAGATCACGGGCGGCAGGCTCAGGAACGGCAGGATCGCGGGGAGATGGCATGGTCTCGCGCCTTACCCCCTCGCCCGCCGCAGGAAAAGGGCCTTGCGGTGGGCTTTGCGGGACGAAATGCCCTATCCCGGCGCCCTTCCGTCACCGTGCCGTCACGGCGCCGTCACCGCGCGGCTGCCGGGGGCCATCTGGCCCCGAAACGGGACGAAAGCGGGATTTGCCGCATTGCACAATGACGCGTTCGGGTCCAAATTAGGCAGCAAATCGGTCGATGGGCCGTTAACCGTGAGATGTCAGGTAAGAGCCGCCAGACCTGCGGGCGCGGCCGGGAGAACGCGACTTGCTCTATAACGCCTACGAATTGCAGCGAAATCTGCTCAGCGGCGCATCGGCCTGGGCCTCGGTCGGTGCAGAGATGCTGACCAACCCGGCGTTTCCGATCAGCCAGTTCGGCCTGGGGCCGGTGATGGCATCGGCGCTCGAAGTCTTCGCGCATGCCGCCGCGCCCCGCGGAAAACCGACCTTCGCGATCGAAGCGGTGACGATCGAGGGCAAGCGCCACCCCGTCACCGAATCGATCGTCGAGCGACGCCCGTTCTGCAACCTGCTGCGTTTCGAGCGCGCAGGCCTTCCCGCCGATGCCCCGCGCCTGATGATCGTCGCGCCGATGAGCGGACACTACGCCACGCTGCTGCGCGGCACCGTGGCCCGCATGGTCGAAAGCAGCGTCGTCTACATCACCGACTGGGCCGACGCGAAGCTGGTTCCGGCCTCGGAAGGCCGCTTCGATCTGGACGACTATATCGACTACCTGATCGATTTCCTCTCGTGCATCGGCCCCGGCACGCACATGCTGGCGGTGTGCCAGCCCTCGGTCCCGGCCTTTGCCGCCGCCGCGATCATGGGCCAGCAGAAGCACCCGGCGCGCCCTGCCACGCTGACCATGATGGGCGGCCCGATCGACACGCGCGAGGCGCCCACCAGCGTCAACGACGTCGCCATGCAGCAGCCGCTGGCGTGGTTCGAGCAGAACGTGATCGCCACCGTCCCGCTCGCCTATCCGGGCTCGGGCCGCCGCGTCTATCCAGGCTTTCTCCAGCTGGCCGGGTTCATGGCGATGAATCTGGGCAACCACATGATGAGCCACTACGGCATGTTCCGTCATCTGGTCGAAGGCGACGATGAAAGCGCGGCGGCGACCAAGGCGTTCTACGATGAATATCGCAGCGTCTGCGACATGACCGCCGAGTTCTATCTCCAGACCATCGAGCATGTGTTCCAGCGCCACTCGCTGCCCAACGGCGAGTTCGTGCATCGCGGCGAGCGGATCGATCCCACCGCGATCCGCGACACCGCGCTGCTCGCGGTCGAGGGGGAAAAGGACGATATCTCCGGCATCGGCCAGACCAAAGCCGCGCTCAAGCTGGCGGTCGACCTGCCCGACGACTCGAAGAAGTACTATCTCGTCGAAGGTGCGGGCCATTACGGCATCTTCAACGGCAAGCGCTGGCGCAATCTCGTTGCCCCGGTCCTCGAAGACTGGATACGCAGCCACGCCCGCAAACCGGAAGCGACGGAGAAATAAGCCAAGTTTTCACGACAAGCCGTTCCCTGTGCGCGCTGGCACGGGGAACGGAAAGGCAGGATGGTTCTGGTCCGTTAAGGTTGATTTTGGTAAACTGTCGGACATGCGTAAACTGTCAGCCATGAACGGAAAACTCGGTCGCCGCGATATCGTGAAGGGTGGATTGCTGGCGGGCCTCGGCCTGACGCTGCCCGCCCGCGCCTTTGCCGCCGACCCGCAGGGCCTGAGTGGTTCAAATCTGACCGGCGCGGCACCGACTGATCTGCTCTCCGGCTCCACGCTCGGCGCGGTTCCGGCCAGCCCGGCCAGCGCCGACGCCTATCAGCAGCGCATCCTTGCCGCTGCCCAGCGCGAGGTCAGCCGGGTACGGGCCTCCATATGGCGCGCCGATCTGGTCGGCATCGCCGATTTCTCGCAGCCGTCGTGGAAGCCGCGCTTCCATTTCGCCAATCTGGAAGACGGCACCGTGCGCTCGTTCCTGCTGGCCCACGGGCGCGGTTCGGACCCGGCGCACAGCGGCTGGCTGCAGAGCTTCTCCAATCAGGTCGGCTCGGAAGCGACATCGCGCGGCGCCTATCTCACCTGCGAATGGTATCAGGGCAAGTACGGCACCTCGATCCGCCTGCAGGGCCTCGATGCCGACAATTCGCGCGCGCTCGAACGCGCCATCGTCGTCCACCCCGCATGGTACGTGGACGAATCGATGATCGCCAAGTGGGGCAAGCTCGGCCGCAGCGAGGGCTGCTTCGCGATGAGCCAGGCGAACTTCAACGAGGCGCTCTGGCACCTGTCGGGCGGACGCCTGCTGTTCGCGGACCGCATCGGCGAGGCGTGATTTCCGCCCGCATCATGCCCCCATCACGGCCTGCATCACCCCCTGCATCATGGGGCACTAATTCGTCCCGCCCGCATTATCAGCGGGAACTATAGGTTCGATCACGCGATGTGGCGTTTACTTGCCACCCGGTTCGCGCGACAGACCTTTCGATGACCCTGCCCCTCGACAATGCCGACTGGCCCACTTTCGGCTGGAGCGATGACATTCGCCCCGCGCTGTCGCGTGCCGTGGCGGCAGGCCGTCCGGTGGCGCTGGCGACGCTGTTGCGGGTCGAGGGCAGTGCGCCGCGCGGCCCCGGCGCGCAGATGCTGTTCGATGGCAGCACCGCCAGCGGCTATTTCTCGGGCGACTGCATCGAGGGCGATGTCGCCACCCACGCCGCGCAGGTGCTGGAGGACGGCCAGCCGCGCCGCCTGCACTATGGCATGGGCAGTCCGTGGATCGACCTGCGGCTGCGCTGCGGCGGCGCGCTGCATGTCGTGGTCGAACGGGTGGAGGCGGACAGCCCTGCCGCGATGGCGCTGCTCGATCACACCCGCCAGCGCCGGTCGTGCCTGTGGGAGAGCGACGGCACGGTGCAGACCGTGCGCGTGGCGGAAAGCGGCGCCCCCCTGCTCAGCGCACACGACGATCCGCTGCACTTTGCCCGGCGTTACGACCCGCCGCGCCGCCTGATCGTCTCGGGCGGCGATCCGGGCGCGCTGGCCGCCGCGCAGCTGGCGATGATGACCGGGTTCGAGACGATCCTCGTGCGCCCCGACGGCCCGCACCAGCCGCCGCCCTTCGCGGTCTCGCGCTATCTGCGCGGCGAGCCTTCGCAGGCTCTTCCCGAACTCGGTGTCGATCGCTGGACCGCGTACCTCGGCGCCACACACGAGGACGAGCACGATCTCGGCGGCTGCCTTGCCGCGCTGAAGGGCGGGGCGGCGTGGACCGGGATGATCGGCGCCAAGTCGCGCGCGCCCGCCCGTATCGCCGCGCTGCGCGGCGCCGGGGCCAGCGACGAGGAGATCGCCGCGCTGCACATGTCTCCCGGCGTCGCAGGGCTGGGCAAGGCCCCGTTCGAGGTCGCCACCGGCATCCTGGCCGAGATCATGCAGGCGCTCAACCCCGCCCGCGAGCGCGCCTGAGCGTGGCAGGAAACCGCCTCGGATCGCGCCATGACTTCGGTGCGATCGTGCTGGCGGCAGGCCACGCCACGCGCTTTGGCGGCGGCAAGATGCACGCGCTTTTCAGAGGCGAACCGCTGCTGCACCATGCGATCCGGCTGGCGCGCGCGGCACCGGTGTCCCGCGTCGTAGTCGTCACGCGCCCCGGTGCGGCCATCGGCCAGTGGGACGGCGCCCCGCCCGTCACCCACATCACTCTCGCCAGCGACGCGCTGTCCACAACCCTGCGTGCGGGGCTGGCCGAGTTTGACGGGTCCGGCGTGGATGGCGCCTTCGTGTTTCTGGGCGACATGCCGCTGGTGCCGCGGGACATGGCCGCTCGGCTCGCCGCCGCGCTGGGCGAGCGCTATGCCGCGCTCCCGGTCGTCGGGGAGCGTCCCGGCCATCCCGTGCTGCTGTCCGCGCGGGCGATGGCGGATGCGCTGCTTCTGGAAGGGGATGCAGGTGCGGGCCGCCTGCTGCGCGCACGCCCCGATGTGCTCCGCCTGCCCTGCGACGATCCCGGCGTGCTCACCGATATCGACAGCCGCGAGGATCTCGTCAGGGTGGAAACAGAACGATGAGATCAGGCCCAAGAATATCAGGCGCGGCCGGTTTCGCTCGCCAGCAGGGCGGGATCGATGCCTTCGGCGCGCCATGCGGCTTCCCAGCGCTTTTCGGCGCGCGTGTCGAACAATACCCCGGCGCTTCCCTGCGCGGCATGCCAGCCGTGCTGGCGCAACTCTCCCTCAAGCTGGCCTGCGCCCCATCCGGCATAGCCCAGCGCCATCAGCCAGCGCGCAGGCCCGGTGCCCTTGGCGATCGCGCGCAGCACATCCATCGAGGCGGACAGCGCGCCGACCGGCTCGACCAGCACGGTGTCGTGGCCGATCCAGTCGGTGGAGTGCAGTACGAAACCGCGCCCCGGCTCGACCGGACCGCCATGGTGGATTTCGCGATCGGGCGCCGTGCCGGGATCGATGCCCAGTTCCTTCAGGATCGCATGAAAGCGCACGCCCTCGCGCAAAGTGCCGATGCCGACGCCCAGCGCGCCGGTATCGTCATGCACGCACATCACGTTGACCGAACGGGCGAACCGCGGATCGCCCATGCCCGGCATGGCCAGCAGCAGCCGACCCGTAAGATACTGTTCCTGTGTCACGCCTTTGACTGTACCGGGTCCAGGCGAGCCCGCAAGCACGCCGCGCGTCCCCTCTCTGCTTCTACCCCCAAGGAGTAACCCCATGAACCTGCTGTTCGATCTGCCGCCCGCCCCCACCGTGCCCATCGCCGGGTCGGACACCCGCTTCCCGGTCGGCCGCGTGTTCCTTGTCGGACGTAACTACGAGGACCACGCGAAGGAAATGGGCGCCGCCGTCGATCGCGAGGCGCCGGTGTGGTTCTCCAAGTTCGCCTCGACCGTCTGCGTCACCCCGGCGACCATCCCCTATGCGCCGGGCACCGAGAACTACCATTACGAGATGGAACTGGTCGTGGCGCTGGGCGCAGGCGGCTTCCGCGTCGCGCCCGAAGACGCGATGGACCTCGTGACCGGCTATGCCTGCGGGCTCGACATGACCCGCCGCGATCTGCAATCGCGCATGAAGAGCAAGCAGTACCCCTGGGACGTCGCCAAGAACATCGAGAACGGCGCGGTGATCGGCCCGATCACCCCTGCGGCGCAATTCGGCGAGGTGTCCTGCCAACGCATCCGCCTGACGCAGAACGGCACCGTGAAGCAGGACGCGACGCTCGACCTGCTGATCTGGAGCCTGCCCGAACTGATCGCCGACCTCTCGAAGCTCTATCACCTGCAGGCGGGCGACCTGATCTACACCGGCACCCCGGCAGGCGTCGGTCCGGTCCAGCCCGGCGACGTGCTGGTGGGCGAAGTCGATGGCTGCGAGCCGATCGAACTGCGGATCGCCGAAGCGGAGTGAATCTGTACGCAGCGTGTACTGAACGGTTAATTGCCGTATAGGCGCGCGCGACTCGATAAAAAGAAGAAGGACACGATCATCTCCTCCCGTCATGCCGTCCGCCCTGCCCTGCTCGCCTCGATCGCGACGCTGGGCGTGCTTGCCCCCCTTGCCGCTGCGCAGGCGCAATCGAGCGATCCCGCGTCGGAAGCGAACTCGACCACCGCGAAGTCGCACAAGGACAAGACCCCGGTCATCGTCGTGACCGGGCGCGGGCTGGCGGACGGCCCGGCAACCCCGGCCTACGACAGCGTGGTGCTCGATCGCGACACGATCACCTCCAGTTCCTCGGGCCGGATCGAGGACGTGCTGTCCTCGGTGGCGGGATTCCAACAGTATCGCCGTTCGGACAGTCGCGCGACCAACCCGTCGAACCAGGGTGTCACCCTGCGCGCGCTGGGCGGCAATGCCTCCAGCCGCTCGCTGGTGCTGCTGGACGGGGTGCCGGTGGCGAACCCGTTCTTCGGCTATATCCCGCTCAGCACGCTTTCGCCCGACCGGCTCAGCACGATCCGCGTGACGCGCGGCGGCGGCACCGGGGCGTTCGGTGCAGGCGCTGTCGCGGGCACCATCGAAATGGACAGCGCCGGGCCGGACCAACTGGGCCTGCTCAATGCCGAGGCGCTCGTCGACAATCGCGGCGAGACGCAGATGGATGCCACCGTCTCGCCCAAACTGGGCAATTCGGGCGGCTATGTCGTCGCCAGTGTGCAGTGGGATCGCGGCAAGGGCTTCTGGACCACGCCCGAAGACCAGCGCGTCGATGCCAGCGCCCGCGCGCGCTATGAAAGCCTTTCCGGCTCGATCCGCGCGGTTGCCCCGCTGACCGACGACATCGAGGTGCAGGCCGGTGTCATGGCCTTTCAGGATCACCGCACTTTCCGCTTCCAGGGTGCCGATTCGACGTCTTCCGGCCAGCAGGGCTCGATTCGCCTCGTCGGCCATGGCGACTGGAAGTTCGACGTGCTCGCCTATGTGCAGGCGCAGGATTACTCGAACATCGTCAAGAGCTCGACCAGTTACAAGGAAACGCTGGACCAGCACGCCACGCCCACGCTGGCAGGCGGCGGCAAGCTGGAGATCCGCCCGCCGGTGGGCGACGATCACGTCCTGCGCTTCGGCACCGACCTGCGCCTGACCGGCGGCCACCTGCTGGAATTCCCGATCAGCACCACCACCGGCGAACGCTCGGCGATCCGCCATGCGGGCGGCGACGAGTCGGACCTTGGCCTCTATGCGCAGGATGACTGGACGCTGGGCCAGCTGGTGCTGACCGCAGGCGCCCGCGCCGATCGCTGGACGATCCGCAACGGCTACTACACGCAGGACGCCTTCGACGCGACCGAGGACAACATCGACAACCGCTATGCCAACCGCTCGGGCTGGGTCGGCAACTTCCGGGGTGGCGCGATGTGGCATGTGGCCCCGGTGATCGCGCTGCGCGGCTCTGCCTATACCGGCATGCGCATGCCCACGCTGAACGAGCTGTACCGCCCCTTCGTGGTCTACCCCGTCACCACCGAGGCGAACGCGGACCTCAAGGTGGAGAAGCTGCGCGGCTACGAAGCCGGGTTCGACGTGACACCCGCCACCTGGGCGCGCCTGTCGGTGACGGCGTTCTACAACAAGCTGGATGACGCCATCGCCAACGTCACCATCGCCACCAATGCGCGCAAGCGCGAGAACGTCGATGCGATCCGCGCCAAGGGCATCGAGGCGGAAGCCGCGCTGACCTTCGGCCAGGTGGGCTTCAACGGATCGCTGTCATGGACCGATTCGAAGGTCGAGGCGAGCGGCACGCAGGCAGCCATCGACGGCCTTCGCCCCGCGCAGGTGCCCAAGCTGATGGCCAGCGGCACCCTGTCGTGGACCCCGCGCAAGGGCTGGCGCCTTGCGGGCACCGTGCGCCACATCGGCCGCCAGTACGAGGATGACCTCAACACCTACATCCTGCCCGCCGCGACCACCTTCGATGCCTATCTGCAGGTGCCGGTCGCAGGCCCGGTCTCGCTGACCGTGCGCGGCGAGAACCTGAGCAACGCAAACGTCGTGACCCGCAACCAGGACGGCTCGATCGATCTGGCCGAACCGCGCACCGTGTGGGTGGGCGTGAAGCTGGCGATGTAAGAGCCTGTTTGGAAATTCGCGAAACGCGAATTTCGCGGCACCGGCCCACGCCCCCACCCTACCACTCAACGGTAGTATCCTGCGGGTGGTAGGGTGGGGGCGTGAGCCGGTGCCGCTGACGATGTAAACAACGAACCCGCCGCTGCCCACTGGCATCGGGCGGGTTCTCCGGTATTTTTGTTTGCCGCATTTTCCGAGTCATCAGGTGATTCCACCCGATTGGAAAATGCTCTACTCCTCGGCGCGATGGCGCGCCTTACGATCAACGATCACCCCGTCCAGATCGACATGGACCCGCAGACCCCGCTGCTGTTCGCCCTGCGCGACGGCGCGAACCTGACGGGCACCAAGTACGGCTGTGGCGTCGGAGACTGCGGCGCCTGCACGGTGATGGTCGATGGCGCGGCGCTGCGCTCGTGCCTGATTACCCTTTCCGAATGCGAAGGGCGCTTCGTCACCACTATCGAGGGGCTTTCGGCGGACCGCTCGCACCCGGTGCAGCAGGCGATGGTGGCCGAGCAGGCGATCCAGTGCGGGTTCTGCACCCCCGGCATCGTGATGACCGCCGCTGCGCTGCTCAAAACCAACCCGGACCCCAGCGAGGCGCAGATCCTCGACGCGGTGCCCAACTTGTGCCGCTGCGGCGTCTATCCGCGCCTCGTCCGCGCGATCCAGCGCGCAGGCCGCGTCGCGCGACGCCTCGAAACCATCAGCGCCGCGCCTGCCCCCGGCATCACCCCTGCCGATGCCGCGCGCGCCGTCCCGGCGCTGCGCACGCTTACGAAATCGCAAACCTCAGGAAACATCCCATGAAAGCCACGATCTGGCACAACCCCAAGTGCGGCACTTCGCGCAAGACGCTGGCGATCCTCGAAGAGACGCCCGGTGTCGAGGTGACGGTGATCGAATACCTCAAGACCCCGCCGAGCGCGGAGAAGCTCGCCCAGCTCTATCGCGATGCCGGGATCACCCCGCAAAGGGGCCTGCGCCTGCGCGGCACCGATGCGCAGGAGCGCGGCCTGCCCGATGCGGACGCCGCCACCGTGCTCGCCGCGATGGAAGCCGAACCGATCCTGATCGAGCGCCCGCTGGTCGAGACCGACAAGGGCGTGCGCCTGTGCCGCCCTCAGGAACTGGTAAACGAGATCCTGTGAACAGAGGGGGCGGACAGCGGGCATTTACCGCATTCACGACGCCCTTCGTCTTGCAATACGGTGGCTAATCTGCCAGCGATCCGTCCCTGAGTTTTCAAAGAACAGCGAGTGCGCGCTTCCATGACCAGTACCGAGCTTGCCCGAGAGCCCCTGCAGCAGCGGATCAAGCGCAAGATCAAGCAGACGCTGGGACCTTGGGGAATCTTCGTCGAAGGCTTCATCCGCAACCCGGTGATGGTCGGCTCGATCGTTCCCTCCTCGCGCTTCACCATCCGCCGGATGCTGGAGAAGGTCGACTGGGAAAACACCAAGCTCTTCGTCGAATACGGCCCCGGCGTCGGCACGTTCTGCCAGCCGGTGCTCGACCGCCTGCCGCGCGACGGCATGCTGCTGGTGATCGACACCAACCCGCTGTTCATCGACTATCTGCGCCGCACCATCACCGACAGCCGCTTCGTCGCGGTCAACGGCTCGGCAGCCGACGTCGAGGAGATCGTGCGCGCGCATGGTCATGAAAAGGCGGATTACGTGCTGTCGGGCCTGCCGTTCTCCACCCTGCCCAAGGGCGTGGCACCCGCCATCGCGGCAGCCACGTACCGCGTGATCCGCAAGGGCGGCGCGTTCCTGGTCTACCAGTTCCGCCCCAAGGCGAAGACCTTCATGACCCCGCACTTCAAGCGCATCGACGACGCGATCGAGCCGATTAACGTGCCGCCGTGCTTCATGTGGTGGTGCTGGAAGGACGAGGACTGATCCTCCCTTCGTTCAGACGCGACGCATAAAAAAGGGGGCCTTCAAGCCCCCTTTTTCGTATCCGATGCATTCCTCGTTCACTCGAAAGGACGGCCCGGTGCAGCGCTGTCGCTGCTCAGCTGGCGGTGGATCGCCACCAGCACGGCCACCGTCACGACGCTCGCCACGGCATTGAACAACCCGGAGACCAGCGCCGCCCACAGGGTCGGCAGATTGCCCTCGCCCGCCAGCAGAAGGACCGGCGTGATCAGCGCCATGTTCACCACCATGCCGATGATCAGATAGGCCAGCATCAGCAGGCAGAAGAAGCCGAACAGGCGCAGCGCATGGCGCCGGGTCAGCTGCCACGAACGGCGCAGGGCATGGACCGGGTTGAGCAGTCCGTCATTGACCACCACCGGCACCAGCAGCGAAACGCGCACCGCGGCATGGATCAGCAGCGCGATCCCGAACAACGACACCACTGCACCCAGAGCAGCACCGGCCCCGCCCAGCGGCGCGAACAGCGCGGCGGGCAGCACCAGCACCGCCATCGTCGCCGCCAGCGCGATCACCATCGTCGCGATCAGCGTGGGCAGCGCGCGGATCGCCGAGGCGATCACCGTGCCGACGGTGGGACGCGCGCGGTCGGCCAGCAGCCGTGCCAGCGCGAAATAGCCGATCAGCTGCATCACCACACTGCCGAGGCCGACGCCGAACAGCGTGCCGATGTTGTCCATCACCAGTTGGTTCACCAGCGTCTTGTTCTCGAAATTGGTGTAGATCTGCGTTTCCAGGCCGGTCAGCAGCACGCCTGCGAGCAGCGAGGGCAGCAGGAAAAACACCCCCGCCACGGCAAAAAGCACCTCGCGGTTGGCGCGTACCGCCGCAACGCTGTCCTGCCAGGCGCGGTTACTGTCGAATTTCATCATGGGCTCCAACGGCCGGGTTCCGGGGGCAGCCCCCTTAAACCCTCTTGCTATGCGCTGCCAATGACGCCACGCAACGCGGCATGACAAGTCCTGTTTTCGCGCAAGCCGACTCCGTCGCCCCTCCTGGTCTTCTTCCCGACACTCTGCCGGGCGATATCGAACTGCGCGTGAGCACGCAGCCGGTGCCCTATCGCGAGGCGCTGGAAGAGATGGCCGCACGCAATGCCGCGATCGCGGCGGGAGAGGCGCGCGAACTGATCTGGCTGCTGGAACATCCCCCGGTCTACACCGCCGGCACCAGCGCGGCGGCGGACGAACTGCTCGACCCGCGCTTCGAGGTGGTCGAGGCCGGGCGCGGTGGGCGCTATACCTATCACGGCCCCGGCCAGCGCATCGGCTACGTCCTGCTCGACCTCAAGCGCCGCGCCCGCGACGCGCGCGGCTTCGTCCATGCTCTGGAAGGCTGGGTGATCGACACGCTGGCCAATTTCGGCGTGGACACCTTCCGCTCCGAAGGCCGCATCGGCATCTGGACCAACGACATCGACGGACGCGAGGCGAAGATCGGCGCGATCGGCGTGCGTATCCGCAAGTGGGTGACGATGCACGGCTTCTCGGTGAACATCCGCCCGGACCTGTCGCACTTCACCGGCATCGTGCCCTGCGGCATCGAGGAATTCGGCGTCACCAGCCTCGAAAAGCTCGGCAAGGCGGTCGACATGCACACATGGGATGCCGCACTGATCGCCCATGCCGAGGCGTTCCTTGCCAAGCTGGAAAGCCCCTGCCCGCCACCTGCCAAATCGGGGGAGACCGCCTGATGGCCCGCGCCTCGCTCTGGCTCGCTTCGGGCGCACTGGTGCTCGGTATTGCGCTTTCGGGCTGCAACAGCGCCAAGAAGGATGACAAGAACGCCACCGCAGCAGGCGGCGAACTGCTGCCTCGCTCGGCCAGCGACGACATGCTGCCCTACGACACCGTCACCTCGCAGCCCGACCTGCTCGATCCCGAAGCGGCCACGCGCAGCGCCGCCAGCCACGCGCAGGTCGAACAGGACGCACAGGACGAAGCCGACGCTCCCGACGAGGACGACGCCCCCGGTCAGGACCAGGGCGACGACGATGCGACGACAACGGAAACCACCGTACCCGCCGCCCCTGCTCCGAGCACGACCGGGGGCAGTAACATTAAGGGGGCCGTTCCGCTCGACCTTCTCTATCCCGCCCTTCCCCATACCCGCTCAGCCTGAGCCTGTCGAAGGCCGCGCG of the Novosphingobium sp. 9 genome contains:
- a CDS encoding XdhC family protein, translated to MTLPLDNADWPTFGWSDDIRPALSRAVAAGRPVALATLLRVEGSAPRGPGAQMLFDGSTASGYFSGDCIEGDVATHAAQVLEDGQPRRLHYGMGSPWIDLRLRCGGALHVVVERVEADSPAAMALLDHTRQRRSCLWESDGTVQTVRVAESGAPLLSAHDDPLHFARRYDPPRRLIVSGGDPGALAAAQLAMMTGFETILVRPDGPHQPPPFAVSRYLRGEPSQALPELGVDRWTAYLGATHEDEHDLGGCLAALKGGAAWTGMIGAKSRAPARIAALRGAGASDEEIAALHMSPGVAGLGKAPFEVATGILAEIMQALNPARERA
- a CDS encoding NTP transferase domain-containing protein — protein: MAGNRLGSRHDFGAIVLAAGHATRFGGGKMHALFRGEPLLHHAIRLARAAPVSRVVVVTRPGAAIGQWDGAPPVTHITLASDALSTTLRAGLAEFDGSGVDGAFVFLGDMPLVPRDMAARLAAALGERYAALPVVGERPGHPVLLSARAMADALLLEGDAGAGRLLRARPDVLRLPCDDPGVLTDIDSREDLVRVETER
- a CDS encoding ABC transporter transmembrane domain-containing protein; translated protein: MPSPRDPAVPEPAARDLAVGQQPSVDPAFASPEPASGEEATSAAAGRSPKGLRPLTMVWREMFRYPGRVALAGAALLVTALATLAIPYGFRQIIDQGFARGADPTAIERWFVTLVATIVVLSLGTATRFYSVSWLGERVVADIRRRVQRHLLTLSPSFFEVNSPKEISSRMTADTTIIDQLVGTSVSVALRNVIMAIGGVVYLFILAPQLTVWLLVAIPLVVVPIAVFGRRLRGMSRTSQDHVAQIGAMTGEVLDALPIVQAFTQEPREAERFAASVEDTFEIARRRFMMRSVMTALIMFLVLGAITLILWRGAVGVAEGTITGGTIAAFVFTAVLVAGAFNSLTEVYGDLVRGAGAASRLAELLDERPQIAPPARPMALPVPARGKIAFERVTFRYPSRPELAALHDFSLTVEPGETVAIVGPSGAGKSTLFQLAERFYDPQGGTIKIDGVPLASADPVDARRRIALVPQEGVLFAASARDNLRYGNWDAGDEAIWRAASAANAEGFLRELPQGLDTFLGEGGARLSGGQRQRMAIARALLRDAPILLLDEATSALDAESERLVQDALETLMAHRTTLVIAHRLATIRKADRIVVMDGGRIAEQGTHDELVRLGGLYARLAALQFDNSSSDLSY
- a CDS encoding polyhydroxyalkanoate depolymerase is translated as MLYNAYELQRNLLSGASAWASVGAEMLTNPAFPISQFGLGPVMASALEVFAHAAAPRGKPTFAIEAVTIEGKRHPVTESIVERRPFCNLLRFERAGLPADAPRLMIVAPMSGHYATLLRGTVARMVESSVVYITDWADAKLVPASEGRFDLDDYIDYLIDFLSCIGPGTHMLAVCQPSVPAFAAAAIMGQQKHPARPATLTMMGGPIDTREAPTSVNDVAMQQPLAWFEQNVIATVPLAYPGSGRRVYPGFLQLAGFMAMNLGNHMMSHYGMFRHLVEGDDESAAATKAFYDEYRSVCDMTAEFYLQTIEHVFQRHSLPNGEFVHRGERIDPTAIRDTALLAVEGEKDDISGIGQTKAALKLAVDLPDDSKKYYLVEGAGHYGIFNGKRWRNLVAPVLEDWIRSHARKPEATEK
- a CDS encoding murein L,D-transpeptidase catalytic domain family protein, producing the protein MNGKLGRRDIVKGGLLAGLGLTLPARAFAADPQGLSGSNLTGAAPTDLLSGSTLGAVPASPASADAYQQRILAAAQREVSRVRASIWRADLVGIADFSQPSWKPRFHFANLEDGTVRSFLLAHGRGSDPAHSGWLQSFSNQVGSEATSRGAYLTCEWYQGKYGTSIRLQGLDADNSRALERAIVVHPAWYVDESMIAKWGKLGRSEGCFAMSQANFNEALWHLSGGRLLFADRIGEA
- a CDS encoding YqgE/AlgH family protein; translation: MPGMGDPRFARSVNVMCVHDDTGALGVGIGTLREGVRFHAILKELGIDPGTAPDREIHHGGPVEPGRGFVLHSTDWIGHDTVLVEPVGALSASMDVLRAIAKGTGPARWLMALGYAGWGAGQLEGELRQHGWHAAQGSAGVLFDTRAEKRWEAAWRAEGIDPALLASETGRA
- a CDS encoding fumarylacetoacetate hydrolase family protein, yielding MNLLFDLPPAPTVPIAGSDTRFPVGRVFLVGRNYEDHAKEMGAAVDREAPVWFSKFASTVCVTPATIPYAPGTENYHYEMELVVALGAGGFRVAPEDAMDLVTGYACGLDMTRRDLQSRMKSKQYPWDVAKNIENGAVIGPITPAAQFGEVSCQRIRLTQNGTVKQDATLDLLIWSLPELIADLSKLYHLQAGDLIYTGTPAGVGPVQPGDVLVGEVDGCEPIELRIAEAE